A portion of the Leptospira wolbachii serovar Codice str. CDC genome contains these proteins:
- a CDS encoding response regulator transcription factor, with protein sequence MTPKKKVLLVEDHAVTRVGVKHVVNSSPDFEVVGEAEHASQIAPLINETRPDFVLLDLRIPGENVLNMVKDWKKEHPNLKVVTLTMLDEQPIVHSAIEAGVDGYLLKSDDLSSLTKNLNEIAAGKTVYSKNLKLSFNRKPQDGKVANKKEKQILTLLGHGKTYQEIGTEIGLSKRTVEYHVGRLKDRFNAKTVAELIGRAKEQMLI encoded by the coding sequence TGGCGTAAAACATGTCGTGAACTCCTCACCTGATTTCGAAGTTGTGGGAGAAGCCGAACATGCCTCTCAAATTGCCCCTCTCATAAATGAAACGAGACCCGACTTTGTCCTCCTCGACTTACGGATTCCGGGGGAAAACGTTCTGAACATGGTAAAGGATTGGAAAAAAGAACATCCAAACCTAAAAGTAGTCACGCTAACCATGCTCGATGAGCAACCCATTGTTCATTCTGCCATTGAAGCCGGTGTGGATGGATATCTTCTAAAAAGCGACGATCTGAGTAGCCTTACCAAGAATCTAAATGAAATTGCAGCAGGAAAAACAGTTTATTCCAAAAACTTAAAACTTAGTTTCAATAGAAAACCTCAAGACGGGAAAGTTGCCAACAAAAAGGAAAAACAAATTTTAACGCTTCTTGGCCACGGAAAAACTTACCAAGAAATTGGAACAGAAATTGGCCTATCCAAAAGAACTGTGGAATACCATGTCGGACGGCTCAAAGACCGATTCAATGCAAAAACAGTTGCCGAACTCATAGGCCGCGCCAAAGAACAAATGTTGATTTAG
- a CDS encoding hybrid sensor histidine kinase/response regulator, with protein sequence MARIQILSLSKLVFFSLFVSVFIQCNRSIPSLAPAKTIQGGVLDLSVEDPKTLDPFPLAGEWDAFPGELPETEEEFKALEKKEPLRLAVPAYWVNQNLPAHGFVTYRLKLKVNEPMNLMFYLRETSSAYRAYYHNAERGLVLLGSAGKVSKTKDGSIGYYLETARSFRATPSTVLYLQISNYLYSRGGPYYSPVLGEVGKTVLYLRFKERKKAFFFASFFVLAISHLFLYIHRRKDKSPLWFSLLCISWLIRILLFDRVSRDWFQASDWLEMLQIRVEYIAFCGIQCFSLLFFFQNQKNFLPQKYKRYLLLPILLEFLIIATTPYAVYTKLLIFSQVYMAIILVVAMVAAFRSTFQRETRYIGSIILFGTIIMLSATIYDSIVFFKRWDLPMLTELGFAIFCMCLAIVISKQNAHTWETAEYLTLNLRKEVEWKTIELRKEKEKAEKTGELKDKFISIVSHDIRSPLFGISSVFNLLTESPPSLSPERAKQVLGEASTGLKNILSMVEELIKYSRFQNASVFPDYQLFDFRQITDQLIERVQDMAKPKNISVLTHIEESSIGIGDPNLIEHLIWNLLTNAVKFTKESGTVEISLTESNKHWSLKVIDTGIGMPPYWSEHILEEGFLFVRKGTADEMGAGVGLAFCKEVAERHGAELIVKSEEDQGTSVELLLPNYEKIVLILDDNPGYRKQIRKVLKDLPCILWEEEYPDHALLSVGRLKPDLIIVDFSMPERTGIDFLRDLYSNSEMEEIRSLLVSSSHTDPNTGYKLEATVIEIGGDAFLTKTSPDEKLVELVKRLLDLET encoded by the coding sequence GTGGCACGTATCCAAATTTTATCCCTTTCTAAACTCGTATTTTTTTCTCTATTTGTCTCGGTTTTCATCCAATGCAATCGCTCCATCCCAAGTTTAGCCCCAGCAAAAACCATCCAAGGCGGTGTCCTTGACCTCAGTGTCGAAGACCCAAAAACGTTGGATCCCTTTCCTCTTGCGGGGGAGTGGGACGCTTTTCCAGGAGAACTTCCCGAAACAGAAGAGGAGTTTAAAGCCTTAGAAAAAAAGGAACCCCTCCGGCTTGCCGTCCCTGCATATTGGGTGAACCAAAATCTTCCTGCTCATGGATTTGTTACTTACCGTTTGAAACTAAAGGTAAACGAACCTATGAACCTAATGTTCTACCTACGGGAAACCTCATCGGCCTATAGAGCGTATTACCACAACGCGGAAAGGGGACTTGTCCTTCTCGGTTCTGCCGGGAAAGTTTCCAAAACCAAAGATGGTTCTATCGGGTATTATTTAGAAACGGCTCGCTCCTTTCGTGCCACACCCTCAACTGTTCTATATCTACAAATCTCAAATTACCTCTATTCACGTGGTGGCCCCTATTATTCCCCAGTTTTAGGAGAAGTGGGCAAAACTGTTTTGTACTTACGATTTAAAGAACGTAAAAAAGCATTTTTCTTCGCTAGTTTTTTTGTCCTTGCGATCTCTCATCTATTTCTATATATCCATCGCAGAAAAGACAAATCCCCTCTCTGGTTTTCTTTGCTTTGTATCTCTTGGCTCATCCGTATTTTACTTTTTGACCGTGTTTCGAGAGATTGGTTTCAGGCTTCCGATTGGCTTGAGATGTTGCAAATTCGAGTGGAGTACATTGCTTTTTGTGGAATTCAATGTTTTAGTCTCTTGTTTTTCTTCCAAAACCAAAAGAACTTCCTTCCTCAAAAGTACAAACGTTATCTTTTGTTACCCATCCTTTTAGAATTTTTAATCATCGCTACAACACCGTATGCTGTGTACACTAAACTTCTCATTTTTAGTCAGGTTTATATGGCGATCATTTTGGTAGTTGCTATGGTTGCCGCCTTTCGCTCCACTTTTCAAAGAGAAACCAGATACATTGGAAGTATTATTTTATTTGGAACCATCATCATGCTCTCTGCGACTATTTATGATTCCATAGTTTTTTTTAAACGTTGGGATTTGCCAATGCTTACAGAGCTCGGATTTGCTATCTTTTGTATGTGTCTTGCCATTGTAATTTCCAAACAAAATGCACATACTTGGGAAACTGCCGAATACCTAACACTCAACTTAAGAAAAGAAGTGGAATGGAAAACGATAGAACTGCGAAAAGAGAAAGAAAAAGCCGAAAAAACAGGAGAACTCAAGGATAAATTTATCTCTATTGTGTCGCATGACATTCGTTCTCCACTCTTTGGAATTTCTTCTGTATTTAATTTACTTACAGAATCACCCCCGTCACTCTCTCCAGAAAGGGCGAAACAGGTATTAGGTGAGGCGTCTACTGGACTCAAAAACATTCTCAGTATGGTAGAGGAACTCATCAAATATTCCCGATTCCAAAACGCTTCCGTATTTCCCGATTACCAACTTTTTGATTTTCGCCAAATCACAGACCAACTCATCGAACGTGTCCAAGATATGGCCAAACCCAAAAACATATCCGTCCTCACACATATAGAAGAATCCTCCATTGGAATTGGCGATCCCAACTTAATTGAACATTTGATTTGGAACTTACTCACAAATGCGGTGAAGTTTACTAAAGAATCGGGAACGGTTGAAATTTCCCTTACGGAGTCCAATAAACATTGGAGTTTGAAAGTAATCGATACGGGAATCGGTATGCCGCCATACTGGTCAGAACATATTTTAGAAGAGGGTTTTCTTTTTGTTAGGAAGGGAACAGCCGATGAAATGGGGGCAGGAGTCGGTCTTGCCTTTTGCAAAGAAGTGGCAGAACGTCATGGTGCAGAACTCATCGTTAAGTCAGAAGAAGACCAAGGAACCTCTGTTGAGTTATTACTTCCGAATTATGAAAAGATTGTTCTAATCCTTGATGACAATCCAGGATACAGAAAACAAATCCGCAAAGTTTTAAAAGACCTGCCTTGTATCCTTTGGGAAGAAGAGTATCCAGATCATGCTCTGCTTTCCGTGGGCCGTTTGAAACCTGATCTGATTATAGTGGATTTTTCCATGCCAGAAAGAACGGGTATCGATTTCTTACGAGACCTGTATTCCAATTCTGAGATGGAAGAGATTCGTTCTCTCTTAGTATCGAGTTCACACACCGATCCGAACACTGGTTATAAATTAGAAGCTACTGTGATCGAAATAGGCGGAGATGCTTTCCTTACAAAAACATCCCCGGATGAAAAGTTGGTAGAACTAGTGAAACGATTGTTAGATCTAGAAACCTAA